In Dioscorea cayenensis subsp. rotundata cultivar TDr96_F1 chromosome 11, TDr96_F1_v2_PseudoChromosome.rev07_lg8_w22 25.fasta, whole genome shotgun sequence, a single genomic region encodes these proteins:
- the LOC120271946 gene encoding rRNA 2'-O-methyltransferase fibrillarin 1-like has product MGIGRQRGGDVFGSTSNGSRGERRGGKSGCSGWIKDGEGVVVEPHRHAGVFNAKGEQYALCTKSLVAGELVYGENRVVVQNEDGTKVEYRLWDPFKSKLAAAILDDVYDIGIIPGDQVLYLGAGSGITVSHVSDIVGPMGMVYAVEFSDRKARDLINMARKRTNVIPIIEDARHPLKYQSLVGVVDVVISDISQPYQVKILAQNASYFLKEDGRFMISVNANRVDPTAPADVVFAQEIIKLYAEQFRPMDEATLEPFTRDHSCIFGGYRILNKQRRAN; this is encoded by the exons ATGGGGATTGGACGTCAGAGAG GTGGTGATGTGTTTGGGAGCACTAGCAATGGCAGCAGAGGAGAAAGAAGAGGCGGAAAGAGTGGATGTAGCGGTTGGATTAAGGATGGAGAAGGGGTTGTTGTTGAGCCGCATAGACATGCTGGGGTGTTCAACGCAAAAGGGGAGCAGTATGCTCTTTGCACCAAGAGCCTGGTTGCTGGAGAGTTGGTTTATGGCGAGAATCGTGTTGTTGTTCAG AATGAGGATGGGACAAAGGTTGAGTATAGGTTGTGGGATCCATTCAAATCCAAGCTAGCTGCTGCTATTCTTGATGATGTTTATGATATAGGAATT ATTCCTGGGGATCAAGTGCTTTATCTTGGTGCTGGATCTGGGATTACTGTTTCCCATGTTTCTGACATTGTTGGACCT ATGGGAATGGTGTATGCTGTTGAATTTTCAGATAGGAAGGCCAGGGACCTGATTAACATGGCAAGGAAGCGAACCAATGTGATCCCAATCATTGAAGATGCCAGGCATCCGTTAAAATATCAATCTTTGGTTGGTGTAGTAGATGTTGTCATCTCTGATATTTCTCAGCCATATCAG GTAAAGATTTTAGCTCAGAATGCTTCTTACTTCTTGAAGGAAGACGGCCGTTTTATGATATCAGTAAAT GCGAACCGAGTAGATCCAACAGCTCCTGCTGATGTAGTCTTTGCCcaagaaataataaaactttatgCTGAGCAATTTAGACCTATGGATGAAGCCACTCTTGAACCTTTTACAAGAGACCATTCCTGCATTTTTGGTGGATACCGGATACTGAACAAACAAAGGCGAGCAAATTAA
- the LOC120271786 gene encoding LOW QUALITY PROTEIN: ATP-dependent helicase BRM-like (The sequence of the model RefSeq protein was modified relative to this genomic sequence to represent the inferred CDS: deleted 1 base in 1 codon) has translation MDQGPIPGHHVVSHGFLQSSLKIETVVFRRSTKLSSACFSLRSGLSSLEKLLPLLFELRHGFLAIDVVVRDRQFYPSIEGEFTGIRSETQGTLSMQAPDPSPPATALDSIRKQKQKQGFGQQQEKEEQQEHVQQLRGPSGENTLLASSVHEVQGGSNLRLSSAAIPCSQSSDKHSALYQENQNEGEDVHQHGEFQQQTYYQLAPQTAIPQKLYGNLCVQQSGQNSKSGLSESDQNLLQSTFRIQMQQGIASADRPNELKPSQVPSQQSHSSGMMMIGQQVPVDLQNIANTQLRVQLQTKTYARLAAMNRSIVTSVGGSCSHQSSWQERARPPLSLPNSRLGTSFGALVAQMGHSSPQLAIPPGFQSSGNATTMLNSNNLRMQQQQQEGGRHSDNQNGMVPKHLVENVNRGKSIDLSQSSRFTSCNAMQLSSSKNMATPLVTRRMANLMSMKQNVHMSQGVSSSSGGSRVQAPSRDESIQLPQPRLGFGFTEMQYVTFKTQVSAFKRLRRGDKALPFEMLISITPPPLHLLHRQTFREHIIERTDGRQERVANFNKSKVHASVKVENFHGKENVPSSGHMATIEEGSQTFPVQGYCNFYQENVSPVESARFPTLSPTVGYGQPAFTGSIMVPNDIFKTKSPAPHLGHSSFTRNNRHVSSGVAKDDPSKKLSLAYDTNHLLTAEGIAVVNKKRTEFLNKIGSLLSVNLERKRIKPDAILRLQIEEKKLRLSNFQARLRDEVAQRQTEILAMPDSMYQKFSRRCQRQRTNFLRQSQQVHEKLRKRKLKSINLGRKKFLEAHSAIRDARSFCNRGVIKFHEKMLKSFPKKKDEDRTKRMEALKNNDVDRYREMLLEQQVGISGAAAERFSILSSFLSQTEEYIFKLGQKLIATKEQQEQESTESGTEVVAQSQGLSEENVKTAVVCAREDVTVRNNFCALNAQKESSSVSKYYNLAHAVNETVRQPSLLQGGTLRDYQIAGLKWMLSLYNNKLNGILADEMGLGKTVQVMALIAYLMEFKGNHGPHLIIVPNAVLVNWKSELFKWLPSVSCIFYVGTKEQRLKIFSEAICAVKFNVLVTSYEFVMHDRAKLSKVDWNYIIIDEAQRMKDRESVLAHNLDRYRCQRRLLLTGTPLQNNLKELWSLLNLLLPEVFDNHKTFHDWFSKPLCKVASSHNSEDEWLETEKKVIIIHRLHQILEPFVLRRRVEDVEGALPPKVSVVVRCRMSAVQSCIYNWIRDSGTIRVYPEDEMRKVQRNPNYKVKKYMNLTNKCIELRKVCNHPLLNYPYFNDYSKDFIVRSCGKLWVLDKILMKLKRAGHRVLLFSTMTSLLDIVEEHLQWRQLIYGRIDGKSSLQDRETAITYFNSPDSDCFIFLLSIRAAGKGLNLQTADTVVIYDPDPNPQNEVQAMARVHRIGQMRPVKVIYMETVAAEKISSTSEKDDDMKNGGTGDLEDGFAPKERYKASIESLIRSKIQQYKIKMADQVINAGCFDQITTHEERRLTLETLLHDEERYQETDHDVPSLKEVNRMIARSEEEIKLFDQMDEEFDQSEEMIMKLHQVPEWLRASSEELNSIISTSSKKRSKSILTGNINDKSGKKRGRPKGSKNQKKSSILRELDYKFDEDSGASSELREYSSDEEEVEIGDSEDEKLSDKDQFDEVDPVNGQQPNKKLKCSIPKSDVVQHLSEAPLKLKHDHDMMLRTHPKIEPSNEPILVQCYKRGSSSSNKKCFFSSRNLSLTAFPEHQPLGFLSGLADVSTQDANSRRKDCVGEKMSYSTQRKCMYVVSTLRRRIEQDGNQIIPALSVFWKMASQVGASTTLDLQKINQKVERSEYDNVVNFIEDVQLAFKIAVKFYNYSNQARYEAMKLNKIFFDIMKTLFPETDIEASKYSIIFFQPVGGLIKSRTSAHKHDSEFHTGSNSSANVTAGQSSPLSLLLGDVVIGKKKRKQRERSSVMKWVPLQQQEEPNGGHDGTSIVSDVQQGNPAKRMRTGAGKRKAN, from the exons ATGGACCAAGGCCCGATTCCAGGTCATCACGTCGTCTCCCATGGTTTCTTACAAAGCTCTCTCAAGATAGAGACAGTGGTTTTCCGGCGATCAACGAAGCTCTCATCGGCTTGTTTCTCTCTCAGATCCGGTCTGAGTTCCTTGGAAAAGCTCTTGCCTTTGTTGTTCGAATTGAGGCACGGTTTTCTAGCGATCGACGTAGTAGTCCGGGACCGGCAATTCTACCCGAGTATCGAGGGGGAGTTCACCGGAATCCGGTCTGAGACG CAAGGAACTCTTTCAATGCAAGCTCCGGATCCGTCGCCGCCGGCGACGGCCCTTGATTCGATCCGGAAGCAAAAACAGAAACAAGGGTTCGGACAG CAACAGGAAAAGGAAGAGCAACAGGAACATGTGCAACAACTGAGAGGGCCCAGTGGAGAAAATACTCTTCTTGCTTCTAGTGTGCATGAAGTTCAAGGTGGTAGCAACTTAAGACTGTCTTCTGCTGCCATTCCTTGTTCTCAGTCTTCCGATAAGCATAGTGCTTTATATCAGGAAAACCAGAACGAAGGGGAAGATGTACATCAACATGGCGAATTCCAACAGCAAACCTACTACCAACTTGCTCCGCAGACTGCTATCCCACAAAAGTTATATGGAAATCTATGTGTACAGCAATCAGGTCAAAACAGTAAAAGTGGTCTATCCGAAAGTGATCAGAACCTTCTACAAAGCACTTTCAGAATACAGATGCAGCAAGGCATTGCTTCTGCTGATCGTCCAAATGAGCTAAAACCTTCTCAAGTACCAAGTCAACAATCACATTCATCAGGCATGATGATGATTGGTCAACAGGTGCCTGTCGACctgcaaaatattgcaaatactCAGTTAAGGGTGCAACTACAAACAAAAACTTATGCGAGATTAGCTGCAATGAATAGATCTATTGTAACAAGCGTAGGTGGAAGCTGTTCTCACCAGTCTTCATGGCAGGAACGAGCAAGGCCACCACTTTCCCTCCCAAATTCAAGACTTGGGACTTCCTTCGGTGCTCTTGTTGCACAAATGGGACATTCGAGTCCCCAGCTGGCAATCCCCCCTGGGTTCCAATCAAGTGGAAACGCTACCACTATGCTTAATTCTAACAATTTGCGTATGCAACAACAGCAGCAAGAAGGAGGCCGTCACTCTGATAATCAGAACGGGATGGTTCCTAAACATCTTGTTGAAAATGTAAATAGAGGGAAGAGCATTGACTTGTCACAATCTTCACGGTTTACAAGCTGTAATGCCATGCAGCTTTCAAGTTCAAAGAACATGGCTACTCCTCTAGTAACAAGGCGAATGGCAAACTTAATGTCCATGAAGCAGAACGTTCACATGTCTCAAGGTGTAAGTTCTTCCAGTGGGGGTTCCAGAGTTCAAGCACCATCCCGAGATGAATCTATCCAGCTGCCTCAGCCACGCCTAGGCTTTGGGTTTACAGAGATGCAATATGTTACCTTCAAAACACAGGTCTCAGCTTTCAAACGTCTGAGA CGAGGAGACAAAGCCCTGCCTTTTGAAATGCTCATATCCATTACACCCCCTCCTCTTCATTTGTTGCACCGACAAACCTTCCGGGAACATATTATTGAGAGAACTGATGGAAGACAGGAAAGAGTGGCAAATtttaacaaaagtaaagttcaTGCCTCAGTTAAGGTGGAAAACTTCCACGGAAAAGAGAATGTACCATCTTCTGGTCACATGGCAACCATTGAGGAGGGATCTCAGACGTTTCCTGTTCAAGGCTATTGTAATTTTTATCAAGAAAACGTTAGTCCTGTAGAAAGTGCACGGTTTCCTACTCTGAGTCCCACTGTTGGCTATGGACAACCGGCATTCACAGGAAGTATAATGGTTCCAAATGATATCTTCAAAACAAAGAGTCCCGCCCCACATTTGGGGCACTCAAGCTTTACGAGAAATAACAGACATGTTTCCTCCGGAGTGGCAAAAGATGATCCTTCAAAGAAGCTTAGCTTAGCTTATGACACTAACCATTTGCTCACTGCTGAGGGTATAGCTGTTGTCAATAAGAAAAGAACGGAATTTCTGAATAAGATAGGCAGTTTACTTAGCGTTAATTTAGAAAGGAAAAGGATTAAACCTGATGCTATTCTAAGACTACAAATTGAAGAGAAGAAGCTTCGACTTTCAAACTTTCAGGCACGTCTGAGAGATGAAGTTGCTCAGCGGCAGACGGAAATACTAGCAATGCCTGATAGTATGTATCAAAAGTTCTCTAGGCGGTGTCAACGGCAGAGGACTAATTTTTTAAGACAATCTCAGCAAGTTCATGAGAAACTGAGAAAGAGGAAGttaaaatcaatcaatctcgGGAGAAAGAAATTTCTGGAGGCTCACTCTGCCATTCGAGATGCACGGTCTTTTTGCAACCGAGGAGTaataaaatttcatgaaaagaTGTTAAAGAGTTTCCCAAAGAAAAAGGATGAAGATCGAACTAAGAGAATGGAGGCATTGAAGAACAATGATGTGGATAGATATCGTGAAATGTTGCTGGAGCAGCAGGTTGGTATTTCTGGTGCTGCAGCAGAGCGTTTCTCTATTTTATCATCCTTTTTGTCCCAGACAGAGGAGTATATTTTCAAACTTGGACAGAAGTTAATAGCAACAAAGGAACAACAAGAGCAAGAATCGACAGAAAGTGGTACTGAGGTGGTTGCTCAATCCCAG GGCCTTTCAGAAGAAAATGTCAAGACTGCGGTTGTCTGTGCAAGAGAGGATGTAACTGTCAGAAATAATTTTTGTGCACTGAACGCACAGAAAGAAAGCTCATCCGTCAGCAA GTATTATAATCTTGCACATGCTGTGAATGAGACTGTTAGACAACCCTCACTACTACAAGGTGGAACGTTAAGAGATTATCAAATT GCTGGGTTGAAATGGATGCtttcattatataataataagttgAATGGAATTTTGGCTGATGAAATGGGCCTGGGCAAAACTGTGCAG GTTATGGCATTGATCGCTTATTTGATGGAATTCAAAGGGAACCATGGACCGCATCTCATTATTGTCCCAAATGCCGTCTTAGTAAATTGGAAG AGTGAGCTGTTTAAATGGCTTCCTTCAGTATCATGCATTTTTTATGTTGGCACCAAGGAACAGAGGCTGAAAATTTTCTCCGAG GCGATTTGTGCGGTGAAATTTAATGTGCTTGTAACAAGTTACGAGTTTGTCATGCATGACCGTGCAAAGCTATCAAAAGTTGATTGGAATTACATCATTATTGACGAAGCTCAGCGCATGAAGGATAGGGAGTCTGTGTTGGCACACAATCTGGATAGATATCGTTGCCAAAGACGGCTTCTTCTCACTGGGACTCCTTTACAG AATAATTTGAAGGAACTTTGGTCTTTGTTGAATCTGCTTCTACCTGAAGTATTTGATAACCACAAGACATTTCATGATTGGTTCTCAAAGCCCTTGTGCAAAGTAGCTTCTTCTCATAATTCAGAGGATGAGTGGCTAGAGACCGAAAAGAAGGTGATTATAATTCACAGGCTTCATCAAATTCTGGAACCATTTGTGTTGAGGCGACGTGTGGAAGATGTTGAAGGTGCACTCCCTCCAaag GTTTCTGTTGTTGTGAGATGTAGAATGTCTGCTGTACAGAGTTGCATATATAATTGGATTAGAGACTCAGGTACTATTCGCGTGTATCCTGAGGATGAGATGCGTAAGGTGCAGAGAAACCCAAACTACAAAGTCAAGAAGTATATGAATCTTACCAACAAATGCATAGAGCTGAGAAAAGTTTGCAATCATCCTTTACTAAACTATCCATATTTCAATGATTATTCCAAAGACTTCATTGTCAGGTCTTGTGGGAAGCTCTGGGTCCTTGACAAAATCCTTATGAAACTTAAGAGAGCCGGACACCGTGTTCTGCTA TTTAGTACCATGACTAGTCTTCTTGATATAGTAGAGGAGCACTTGCAATGGCGGCAGCTCATATATGGAAGAATTGATGGTAAAAGCAGTCTTCAGGATCGCGAGACAGCAATTACTTATTTCAACAGTCCTGATTCTGATTGCTTCATTTTCTTGCTCAGTATTCGAGCTGCTGGTAAAGGCTTAAATCTTCAGACAGCAGATACAGTTGTCATATATGATCCTGATCCAAATCCACAAAATGAAGTGCAAGCAATGGCCAGGGTTCATCGAATCGGGCAGATGAGACCAGTGAAAGTCATTTACATGGAGACAGTTGCAGCAGAGAAAATCTCCAGTACTTCTGAGAAAGATGATGATATGAAGAATGGAGGTACTGGAGATTTAGAAGATGGTTTTGCTCCTAAGGAAAGATACAAGGCATCCATTGAGAGCCTTATACGTAGCAAAATTCAACAGTACAAGATAAAAATGGCTGATCAGGTCATTAATGCTGGTTGTTTTGATCAAATCACAACCCATGAAGAAAGACGCTTGACACTTGAGACTCTGCTCCATGATGAAGAGAGATACCAAGAAACTGATCATGATGTTCCTTCACTTAAAGAAGTGAATCGGATGATTGCTCGCAGTGAAGAAGAGATCAAGCTGTTTgatcaaatggatgaggagttTGATCAGAGTGAGGAAATGATCATGAAGCTTCATCAAGTTCCTGAATGGCTTCGTGCTAGTTCTGaagaattaaattcaattatttctACTTCATCTAAGAAAAGATCAAAGAGCATTTTAACTGGAAATATTAATGACAAGTCAGGAAAAAAGAGGGGGCGCCCCAAAGGCagtaaaaatcagaaaaaaagtTCTATTCTCAGAGAATTGGATTATAAATTTGATGAAGATTCTGGTGCTAGTTCAGAATTGAGAGAATATTCATCAGATGAAGAAGAGGTGGAAATAGGAGACTCTGAAGATGAGAAACTCAGTGATAAGGATCAATTTGATGAAGTTGATCCTGTTAATGGTCAGCAGCCAAATAAGAAGCTCAAATGCAGCATTCCTAAGAGTGACGTTGTTCAGCATCTTTCTGAGGCTCCATTGAAGTTGAAGCATGACCATGATATGATGCTAAGGACTCACCCAAAGATTGAGCCGTCTAATGAACCTATTTTAGTTCAGTGCTATAAAAGAGGCTCATCTTCTTCGAATAAGAAATGCTTCTTTTCGTCGAGAAACCTTTCTCTTACTGCATTTCCAGAGCATCAACCTTTAGGCTTCTTATCTGGATTGGCAGATGTCAGTACTCAGGATGCTAACAGTCGCCGGAAAGACtgtgttggggaaaagatgtcATATAGCACACAAAGAAAG TGTATGTATGTTGTTAGCACTCTCCGAAGGAGAATCGAGCAAGATGGCAATCAGATTATACCTGCTCTTTCTGTTTTCTGGAAGATGGCTAGTCAGGTTGGAGCCAGCACTACTTTAGATTTACAGAAAATCAATCAGAAAGTGGAGAGGTCAGAGTATGATAATGTGGTAAATTTCATCGAAGATGTGCAATTAGCATTCAAAATTGCAGTGAAGTTCTACAATTACTCAAACCAG GCAAGATATGAGGCAATGAAACTCAATAAAATTTTCTTCGATATCATGAAGACTTTATTTCCAGAAACAGATATTGAAGCTAGTAAATATTCAATCATATTCTTCCAACCAGTAGGAGGACTCATAAAAAGCAGAACTAGTGCTCACAAACATGATTCTGAGTTTCATACAGGATCAAACAGCTCTGCAAATGTTACTGCAGGTCAGTCTTCACCCCTTTCACTGCTCCTCGGTGATGTCGTCATCggcaaaaagaagaggaaacaaAGAGAAAGGTCTAGTGTGATGAAGTGGGTTCCTCTGCAACAACAAGAAGAGCCCAATGGTGGACATGATGGCACCTCTATTGTCTCAGATGTTCAACAGGGTAATCCTGCCAAGAGGATGAGGACTGGTGCTGGTAAAAGGAAGGCAAACTAA